One Mercurialis annua linkage group LG3, ddMerAnnu1.2, whole genome shotgun sequence DNA window includes the following coding sequences:
- the LOC126673757 gene encoding uncharacterized protein LOC126673757 — protein sequence MVATRSSPKPISKVPEILTKMKRKLVKKGELVADGGDSGLLQTEAIGNVKKKDKIGEKETGKKRRLNVDVGAADMKNKKGTITIEEPSRLVQNWDFVLAVEDRYSCRVAIPFRYKIIEDIKKTLSPRQLELFSETFLGNFLKLEPFVIQPQLFHSLFMREVKHPNNSEIWFKVSGYKLRFSIEEFALITGLNCSGDCNTLYSVSSNKLVATYFPNSSITREGLGVVFLNTCFKSDEDAVKLAIIYLFECFLCSSEINSQLVSRFLLDMVDSGDFNSFPWGILVYRNTVVDMKNRLVSKQPMMYYRLNGFPLALQMWFYEVCPVAANKICLLNDKEPCIPRMLKWHIPSKVTVTIKMLEETFYHMSREQLKLKNLVPTVDEKAILNIAGFFQTGKTKIVEDVKDSSDDEILGDFLKFKKERKIFSELKKSVDTLVLSESDTKKQLKSIFHALYVIGKHLGVEKQFDFVPNANEDVINEEKKLDDANQDGINEEKKVNDANEDGITEEKELDDVDEDNEGSEANEDLQNVGDPVTDLKNDDDVSPIEVGAVDKNIEKGIEEGKKNDDTNNEGVEDEEKNDDEADGEESDADDSAGDDDGGDGDAGGGAAVGGAAGGSVVGGSGAGAVGGGGAAGGSVAGGSVAGAGGGGGAAGDDGNRGDAILKNVETADKNEGVNEIMDVKKVVLLADETPANVKRSVKPSHIMQSPFLTEFTSGDFQVEEVGSTYVVSRMFPFNNHIGDVFMSEELVVYDNWVKYGLLRVAKLKEGRFYRESTNEIIPPFDFGVSVVSKKDFFHVLDVGGMSLTSLHMDILFYYLRKKAKYDSSVTLKFTTTDNHFDQCFQSFANTFEGSNYDEDLIYPDHIVSQYINGRHMLANTPWNQCDFVFIPFHVSANNHWALLILDMKLRRLTMYNSLRTILSASSCRNVAHIYSVVLPYCLDKLNVFKTNPACDLCSPFFTTQGMNDPFDLVIEEKLPYQKFKSV from the exons AACTGGGATTTTGTGTTAGCTGTTGAGGACCGTTATAGTTGTAGAGTTGCTATTCCTTTTAGATACAAAATTATCGAAGATATTAAGAAAACTTTGTCTCCTCGTCAGTTAGAATTGTTTTCTGAGACATTTCTTGGTAATTTTCTCAAATTGGAGCCTTTTGTTATTCAGCCTCAGTTGTTTCATTCACTTTTTATGCGTGAAGTTAAGCATCCAAATAACAGCGAAATATGGTTCAAGGTTTCTGGATATAAGCTTCGATTTAGTATAGAGGAGTTTGCTCTCATAACCGGTTTGAATTGTTCAGGTGATTGCAATACGCTTTATTCTGTTTCAAGCAATAAGTTAGTTGCAACTTACTTTCCTAATAGCTCTATTACTCGAGAGGGTTTAGGTGTTGTGTTTTTGAACACTTGTTTTAAGAGTGATGAAGATGCTGTTAAGCTAGCAATTATCTATTTGTTTGAGTGTTTTCTATGTTCTAGCGAAATAAATTCTCAGTTAGTTAGTAGGTTTCTCTTGGATATGGTTGATAGTGGGGATTTCAATTCTTTTCCTTGGGGTATTTTGGTCTATCGAAACACTGTTGTTGACATGAAGAATAGGCTTGTTAGTAAGCAGCCTATGATGTACTATAGGCTCAATGGTTTTCCATTAGCACTACAGATGTGGTTTTATGAAGTGTGTCCTGTTGCTGCTAACAAGATTTGTCTACTCAATGATAAGGAGCCATGTATTCCTAGAATGCTGAAGTGGCATATTCCTTCTAAAGTCACTGTGACTATTAAGATGTTAGAAGAAACGTTCTATCATATGTCGCGTGAACAG TTGAAATTGAAAAACCTTGTTCCTACTGTTGATGAAAAAGCCATTCTGAATATTGCTGGGTTTTTTCAAACTGGAAAGACAAAAATTGTTGAAGATGTCAAAGATTCAAGTGATGATGAGATCCTTGgtgattttttgaaatttaagaaagaaagaaagatatTTTCTGAATTGAAGAAGTCTGTAGATACTCTTGTGCTAAGTGAATCTGATACCAAAAAGCAGTTGAAGTCTATATTCCATGCTTTATATGTGATTGGAAAGCATTTAGGCGTTGAGAAgcagtttgattttgttcctaATGCAAATGAGGATGTCATTAATGAGGAAAAAAAGCTTGACGATGCAAATCAGGATGGCATTAATGAGGAAAAGAAGGTTAATGATGCAAATGAGGATGGCATTACTGAAGAAAAGGAGCTTGATGATGTAGATGAGGATAATGAG GGTAGTGAGGCTAATGAGGATTTGCAAAATGTTGGTGATCCTGTCACAGATTTGAAAAAT GACGATGATGTGTCGCCCATTGAAGTTGGTGCTGTTGATAAGAATATTGAGAAAGGGATTGAGGAGGGGAAGAAAAATGATGATACTAACAACGAAGGTGTTGAGGACGAGGAGAAGAATGATGATGAAGCTGATGGTGAGGAATCTGATGCGGATGATTCTGCTGGTGACGATGATGGTGGTGACGGTGATGCGGGTGGCGGTGCTGCTGTTGGCGGTGCTGCTGGTGGCAGTGTTGTAGGTGGTAGTGGTGCTGGTGCAGTTGGCGGTGGCGGTGCTGCTGGTGGCAGTGTTGCAGGTGGTAGTGTTGCTGGTGCAGGTGGCGGTGGCGGTGCTGCTGGTGACGATGGTAATCGTGGTGatgctattttaaaaaatgtcgAG ACTGCTGATAAAAATGAAGGTGTTAATGAGATTATGGATGTTAAGAAGGTTGTTTTATTGGCTGATGAAACCCCTGCAAATGTTAAAAGAAGCGTGAAGCCAAGTCATATTATGCAATCTCCATTTTTAACTGAGTTCACTTCCGGTGACTTTCAAGTAGAAGAAGTTGGAAGTACTTATGTTGTTTCTAGAATGTTTCCGTTCAATAACCACATCGGAGATGTTTTTATGAGTGAGGAACTGGTTGTGTATGATAATTGGGTCAAATATGGACTTTTGAGAGTTGCTAAACTGAAAGA AGGAAGATTTTACAGGGAATCTACTAATGAGATCATTCCTCCATTTGATTTTGGCGTCTCAGTAGTTTCTAAGAAGGATTTTTTTCATGTGCTTGATGTTGGGGGGATGTCGTTGACATCGTTG CATATGGACATTTTGTTCTACTATCTGAGGAAGAAAGCGAAGTATGATAGCAGTGTTACATTGAAGTTTACTACAACCGACAACCATTTTGATCAGTGTTTTCAGTCATTTGCAAATACGTTTGAAGGCTCCAACTATGATGAAGACTTGATTTATCCTGATCATATCGTTTCTCAGTATATTAATGGTCGTCATATGCTTGCCAATACACCATGGAATCAGTGCGACTTTGTTTTCATCCCCTTTCATGTGTCGGCTAATAATCATTGGGCTCTTCTTATATTGGACATGAAGTTAAGGAGGCTGACTATGTACAACTCTCTACGGACAATTCTGAGTGCATCTTCGTGTCGGAATGTTGCACATATTTATTCAGTTGTTCTGCCGTATTGCCTCGACAAGCTTAAtgttttcaaaaccaatccTGCGTGTGACTTGTGTTCACCTTTTTTTACCACTCAAGGCATGAATGATCCTTTTGATCTGGTTATAGAAGAGAAGCTGCCATACCAAAAATTCAAGTCAGtttga
- the LOC126673758 gene encoding uncharacterized protein LOC126673758 has product MESVLVMIQHSGKWVEANRYEEFEVIGVMIPQDLTYLNLVNLISEELRLNLVYQKIEIKYQVKTEYPPLKIIDDSSFKFYLEIKKKQTDFTMYPLCIIVHDDTPQIHLQQQTTSSISTGSYSACNKNLYSNEIDWDTYLIHSENNPDTLFEKEQYSKLLLKDTIETINNIEKEKETEERVQQTINVPIEDIEFKTGQSFKDKSVLQTCLQFHAIKHHYHQRVLRSCPRSILVKCIDSECDWYLKASTNGEACQFIIRKQNMNHTCAIDTRFSIQRQASSSHIAKSIKMRYLNVKTTYTPIDIKNDMEALKGIKINYMLAWRAKEKALEMIRGNPADSYKLLPAFLYKLLTTNPGSAVDIQVRENNSFLYAFTALKASIIGWQHCKPIIVVDGTFLKAAFGGTLLVATSQDAAGKLFPLAFCVVDSENDLSWEYFITQLREAFGTREGICIVSDRHISIDSAVKKIYPEATHGICMFHLLNNIKTHFKRNAKKIKDPFFAAARAYTESEFDYHMKELDKLDERIKPYLQGIGYKRWSRHHSYTNRFKTMTSNLAESLNAAILHARELPVTTLLMHLHDLQQEYSYTHRNIAMQTRTTLTPVYEKILSYNYTNSLKLQVKPSTNELITVKDNGRKHTVDMKERTCTCNKFEIDEIPCQHALAILNEMHQEPYKYCSKYYTTASMLATYSETVFPIEKEDEWKIPQEVKDMIVFPPQHMTRTGRPKKRRYKSVTEKSKNANCGKCGQAGHNKKTCRNMPKVSHKKKTCRNMPQAA; this is encoded by the exons ATGGAATCTGTTCTAGTTATGATACAACACAGTGGAAAATGGGTAGAGGCAAATAGATATGAAGAATTTGAAGTTATTGGAGTCATGATTCCACAAGATTTAACATATTTGAATCTTGTGAATCTAATATCAGAAGAGCTGAGATTGAATTTAGTATATCAAAAAATTGAGATAAAGTATCAAGTCAAAACTGAGTATCCACCTCTAAAGATCATTGATGATTCAAGCTTCAAGTTCTACTTGGAAATCAAGAAAAAACAAACTGATTTCACTATGTATCCTCTTTGCATAATAGTGCATGATGATACACCACAGATACATTTACAGCAGCAAACTACAAGTAGCATTTCAACAGGTTCATATTCAGCCTGCAACAAGAATCTATATTCAAATGAGATAGATTGGGATACGTATCTGATACATTCCGAAAACAATCCTGATACATTATTTGAAAAGGAACAGTATAGCAAACTTCTTTTGAAAGACACCATTGAAACAATCAACAATATAGAAAAGGAAAAGGAAACAGAGGAGAGGGTTCAACAAACAATAAATGTGCCAATAGAAGATATAGAATTCAAAACAGGTCAGTCTTTCAAAGACAAATCAGTTTTACAAACATGTTTGCAATTTCATGCTATCAAACATCACTATCATCAAAGGGTTCTCAGATCATGTCCAAGAAGTATTTTGGTTAAATGTATCGATAGTGAATGTGATTGGTATCTGAAAGCATCAACTAATGGAGAAGCATGCCAATTCATCATTCGGAAACAAAATATGAACCACACATGTGCAATAGATACAAGATTCAGTATTCAAAGGCAAGCTTCCTCATCACACATTGCTAAATCGATCAAAATGAGGTATCTGAATGTCAAAACAACCTATACTCCAATAGACATAAAGAATGACATGGAAGCTTTAAAaggaatcaaaataaattatatgctAGCATGGAGAGCAAAAGAGAAAGCATTAGAAATGATAAGAGGAAACCCGGCTGATTCTTACAAATTGCTGCCTGCTTTTCTCTATAAACTTCTTACTACGAATCCCGGGTCTGCTGTAGACATTCAGGTGAGAGAAAACAACTCATTTTTGTATGCTTTTACTGCATTAAAAGCTTCTATTATAGGTTGGCAGCACTGTAAACCTATAATTGTTGTTGATGGGACGTTTTTAAAAGCGGCGTTTGGTGGAACACTACTTGTTGCAACATCACAAGATGCAGCCGGAAAACTATTCCCTCTTGCTTTTTGTGTAGTCGATTCAGAAAATGACTTATCATGGGAATATTTCATCACCCAACTCAGGGAAGCTTTTGGCACAAGAGAAGGTATCTGCATTGTATCTGACAGACATATCAGCATTGATTCAGCAGTCAAGAAAATTTATCCTGAAGCAACACATGGAATAtgtatgtttcaccttttaaataaCATCAAGACTCATTTCAAGAGGAATGCAAAGAAAATTAAAGATCCATTCTTTGCAGCAGCGAGAGCATATACAGAATCTGAATTTGATTATCACATGAAAGAGTTAGATAAGCTAGATGAAAGAATTAAGCCGTATCTTCAAGGTATCGGTTACAAAAGATGGTCAAGACATCATTCCTACACCAACAGATTCAAAACAATGACGTCTAACTTGGCTGAGTCATTAAATGCAGCAATACTACATGCAAGAGAGCTGCCTGTTACAACTCTCCTTATGCACCTACATGACCTCCAACAAGAGTATTCATATACGCATAGAAACATCGCTATGCAAACACGCACAACACTGACACCAGTTTATGAAAAAATACTTTcatataattatacaaattcACTAAAGCTACAG GTAAAACCCTCTACAAATGAACTGATCACAGTGAAGGATAATGGAAGGAAACATACAGTTGACATGAAAGAGAGAACATGCACATGCAACAAGTTTGAAATTGATGAAATACCTTGCCAACATGCTTTAGCAATTCTAAATGAAATGCACCAAGAGCCTTATAAGTATTGTTCAAAATACTATACAACAGCCAGTATGCTAGCAACATACAGTGAAACTGTATTTCCAATTGAAAAGGAAGATGAGTGGAAGATACCACAAGAAGTAAAGGACATGATCGTCTTTCCACCACAACATATGACAAGAACCGGAAGACCAAAAAAGAGAAGATACAAGAGTGTTACGGAAAAATCAAAGAATGCCAATTGTGGAAAGTGCGGACAAGCTGGTCACAATAAGAAAACATGTAGAAACATGCCAAAAGTTAGTCACAAGAAGAAAACATGCAGAAACATGCCACAAGCTGCttga